The DNA region TGGAAGCCGACGCGCTCGGGGCGTTGGGCAACGCGGCGCCAGAACTCGGCCACATCGGTGGCCACGCGGTCCAGCAGGTCGATGGCCGCCTCGGGACTGGCGTTGAGGATCAGCGGCCCCAGCATCATCTCTTCGGGCACGGCCTTTTGGACGATCACCGGGCGCTGCATGCCCGCCTCGTCAAGCAGGCGAAGATGTGTGTCGGGCACGCGCACCCCGGCCAGACGCAGGCAATCGATGTAGGAATCATGCCGACGGGCCAAAAGCTCTTGCACCTCGGGGTCGCGACCGCCGCGATAAACGGCCAGAATATGCCCTTCCAGCGGGCCGGTGAGGGGCCGCATAGGGATCCCAAACGTCCGTTTATCGCTGGCGACCGTGCCACCGTCAGCCAAGGCTGCGCGGATGCTGGACGTCAGATCAGACATCGGTTCCCACAACGGGTGATCCGGCTCTGTCTGTGTCTCTCTGCAATTGGCGCATACTGGCCAAAACGGCGATCCCCCCGAATCTATAATGTGGCAGGTCTCAAACATGGCTGCTCGAATGCGACACGGGCAAGGCGCGTTAGGGATTTGTTAACCATAGGTGGGTCTAATATGAGACATGCGTTGCGCGGGGGTCACGGTTTTGGGTCTTGGCATGGTGGTGGGCCTTTTCGGCGCGCCTGCCAGTGCCGGTCCGTGGGCGCGAAGTGTCGGCGATGTGTTCGTGTCGTTTCAGGTCTCGGCCGAGGAAGCGCCCTCTGACGTGATGGCCGGTCTGTTTGAGCCGGAAACCTACCTAAGTGCGTATGGAGAGGTCGGCCTTGGCCGCAGCCTGACCCTGGGCGTCGATCTGGGCCGGGGCGAACTGAGCCGCCAAGCGGTGGGCTTTTTGCGCTATTCTCTCAGCCCACCGGATGCGACCTGGCAATTTGCCCTGGATGCAGGGCTGGGTGTCCGCCGATTGGGCGAAGAGGACGCCCATGGTCTGGTCCGTGTCGGTGCGTCCATCGGGCGTGGGTTCGGCGGCGGAGGGGACGCATGGTATATGCCCCTGCGCCATGAAGGGGGATGGGCCACGCTCGATCTGACGGCGCTCTATGACCTGGAGATCGAAGAGCCGATCCTGCAGGCCGAGGGTACATTGGGCTTCAGCCTGACCGACCGCGCCTCAATGGTGTTTTCGGTCAAAGCCGAAGAATGGCCCGATGCGGACCTGTTGGTCACTGCCTCCCCCTCCTTCGTTTTTCAAGTTTGGGAGGGGACCTCGCTGCGTCTTGGGGCGCGAGGGGCGCTGACCGGGAGCGATACTATCGGCATCTCACTCTCGCTTTGGCAGGAGTTCTAAACCTACCCATTGCGTGCGGCACGCGGGCCAAAAGCCCTTCGCCTGCGCCCGACCCGCACTCGCACTCGCCCCGGACGATATCGGCTGCTATCGTATCCCCATGACAGACCCCATCCGCCCCACCGATGATGACGCCCGCACCCTCGCGCGCACTCTGATCGCAGCCGCGCGTTTCGCCGCCCTTGCCGTGCTTGACCCCGTCCGCGGCGCGCCCGTTGTCACCCGGATCGCGCTTGTCCCGGGCCCGGATTTCCGTCCATTGACCCTGATTTCCACGCTGTCGACCCACACCACTGCGCTGGCCGCAAATCCCGTTTGCTCACTTCTGATCGGAGAGCCCGGCCCCAAGGGGGATCCCCTCACCCACCCGCGCCTGACGCTGCAAGCGCGCGCCACTGCCGCGGACAAGGACGGCCTGCGGGACCACTACCTCAGCCACTACCCCAAGGCGCAACTCTACTACGATTTCGCAGACTTTCAGCTGACCCGGTTTGCCCCTGAAAGCGGTTTTCTAAACGGTGGGTTCGGCAAGGCCTTCCACCTGACGGCGTCTGACCTTCTGGCATGATGGTCCCCGATCGCCCTCCGGGGCGCTTCTTCAATAGGCAGCACGAAATTTCCGTGCCATTCTGAGGATATGATTCAAACCGCAATCGACTCCACTTTGATCGGTATCTGGCTCCTGCCCGGGCAGCCGCAGACCTACGAGATCACCGAGGACGGCAGCTATTACATCGCCGAAGCCGATGAAGCGCTGAGTTTTCAGGACGGCGGCGCCCAGATGATCTGGGGCGGGCGTACATATACCCGCGTCATCGGCGAGGGGCTGACCCCCGTGGGCACATGGCGCGAGGACAACACCGGGGACGGCTGGGACTTCACCGATGATCGCGCCTACACAATCCTGAGCGCCACCGATGAGACCGGGGAAACCTTCACCGGTATCTGGGCCCTTCGCAATGAGGGCACCAGCCTTTGGACCTGTGAAAAACAGGCCGATATCGAAACAGACGGCGCGCATATCACCTTCGTGACACCCTTGGGCGAGCGGTTCACCTATGGCTACGGTGTGGATGACGGCATTCTGACCCTGCTCGACCCGGACACCTGGCAGGAGCTTACCCGCTACATCAGCGCGGAACGGATGGTGCGCAGCGCCGCCGGATAAGTGGCCGCCGACCGCGCCCGCTACCAGTGCATCGTGCCCATCGCGCCCTTGATCCTGCCCGTCAGGTTCGGGGTCACCCAACCGCCATAAAAGTCACCGGGCTGGGGCGCGACGCGAACCTGGCCCACATAAGCCTCATCCAAGGATGTCGCATAAAAGGCGATGTGATCGCGCAACCCCTCAAACCGGGCGGTTGGCGCGGGGTAGCTCCAGGCCGCTCGCCGGGCGCGGCGTCCGTTGACCACAAGATCGAAATAGACCGCCCGGCCCTTCCATTCGCAAAACGTCTCAAAGCCCACGGGAACGAGGGCGGAGGTCAGGATATCGGCAGGTGGGATGTAATAGGTGGGCGCGTGATGCGTTTCCAACACGCGAAGGCCGGTATCGGTATCGGCCACAGGCACGCCATTGAAGATCGCGCGCAGGGGATACGCGGCAGGCTCCAGCGCGGGCGGGCGCGGATAATCCTGGACATCTTCGACAGGTAGCACGCGGGCTCCTCGTTCACTGTCCACCTCGGGCGCGGCTGAGGCCTGCGCGACCGAGGTAGGTCTCAAGCTCCTAAAGACGGCGCGCGCAGGATTTGCACCCCGTTGATCCGCCAGCCTGCATCGGTCTCCACCATCGCATAGCCAAGGTAGTGCAGGTTGCCCGCCTGATCCACCACCTCCACCCGTTGCACGACGATTGCGCCGAAGGTTTGCAGGTCTATGAAATCAACTTCCCCCGGCTGCCACACCATCGGAAAG from Jannaschia sp. CCS1 includes:
- a CDS encoding DUF6206 family protein is translated as MSDLTSSIRAALADGGTVASDKRTFGIPMRPLTGPLEGHILAVYRGGRDPEVQELLARRHDSYIDCLRLAGVRVPDTHLRLLDEAGMQRPVIVQKAVPEEMMLGPLILNASPEAAIDLLDRVATDVAEFWRRVAQRPERVGFHAQIERFGMDDDGPLFLDTFPPLISYSRDEMGHLIQRFADNGLVRGLGKVLPGRLRDMQDRWYTPAGSVQTLIEGALRLRPGDAEDILEWADRFATTRLEGPWRNAVQAQLARHARAAKLNVGRWSAITGRDRPHA
- a CDS encoding HugZ family protein, whose amino-acid sequence is MTDPIRPTDDDARTLARTLIAAARFAALAVLDPVRGAPVVTRIALVPGPDFRPLTLISTLSTHTTALAANPVCSLLIGEPGPKGDPLTHPRLTLQARATAADKDGLRDHYLSHYPKAQLYYDFADFQLTRFAPESGFLNGGFGKAFHLTASDLLA
- a CDS encoding DUF427 domain-containing protein: MLPVEDVQDYPRPPALEPAAYPLRAIFNGVPVADTDTGLRVLETHHAPTYYIPPADILTSALVPVGFETFCEWKGRAVYFDLVVNGRRARRAAWSYPAPTARFEGLRDHIAFYATSLDEAYVGQVRVAPQPGDFYGGWVTPNLTGRIKGAMGTMHW